From a single Nitrososphaerota archaeon genomic region:
- a CDS encoding Lrp/AsnC family transcriptional regulator, translating into MDDLDQKIIEILKKDSRTSFVDIGKTIGLSEAAVRRRVQNLIEKKTITKFTVEVSEQQGASAITLITTNPQIPTQKMTEQLKSMKGVDTVYEITGQYDIAVILSAPSIAEINACIDDVRRIEGVANTNTLIILRTLR; encoded by the coding sequence ATGGACGATTTAGATCAAAAAATCATAGAGATTCTGAAGAAGGACTCCAGAACCTCTTTTGTCGATATTGGAAAGACCATAGGGTTATCGGAAGCAGCAGTTAGAAGAAGAGTCCAGAACCTGATAGAAAAGAAGACGATTACAAAATTCACCGTAGAGGTCAGCGAGCAGCAGGGTGCAAGTGCTATTACGCTAATAACGACGAACCCTCAAATCCCTACACAAAAGATGACTGAACAACTAAAAAGCATGAAGGGCGTTGACACGGTCTACGAAATAACGGGACAGTACGACATTGCAGTCATTTTATCAGCCCCGAGCATAGCAGAGATCAATGCCTGCATAGACGATGTAAGAAGAATCGAGGGCGTCGCAAACACAAACACTCTAATAATCCTCAGAACTCTGCGCTAA
- a CDS encoding type II toxin-antitoxin system RelE/ParE family toxin yields MKVSLSRKAQQFLDHSNPPTRNRLEAKMAELVNTPYTSGCKKVKGLPNSYRLRVGTYRILYTITKPDQIVIFRISPRESAYDLL; encoded by the coding sequence TTGAAAGTCAGCTTATCGAGGAAGGCACAGCAATTTCTAGACCATTCTAACCCTCCCACAAGAAACAGACTCGAAGCAAAGATGGCAGAGCTTGTAAACACTCCCTATACATCGGGCTGCAAGAAAGTAAAGGGCTTACCAAATTCCTACAGGTTAAGGGTTGGAACTTATCGCATACTCTATACGATTACCAAACCAGACCAGATAGTTATATTCAGAATTTCTCCAAGAGAATCAGCCTACGACTTACTCTAA
- a CDS encoding beta-CASP ribonuclease aCPSF1, which produces MGTILSIIPPEAVITRVEYEGPRIALYTKNFRYIQEHADIISNIVNSVKRRVVVRTDKSIRKAEDEANQIINSAIPKEAEIATIFFDDATGEVTIEAKNPSILAPEAGFNTTDLVDKIGWRVRIKKAPHIQSQSLQNIQHVLKTMSEEREGFYRALGETIFRPKLSQDSQITIMTLGGFRQVGRSSLLVTTKESKILLDCGIHPNAKNSWDSYPRFDWADIDLNDLDAVVISHAHLDHSGYLPTLFKYGYRGPIYCTEPTLALMTLLHMDYVKIAAQEGKNVLYEMRDVRQMIQHTIPIPYASVTDISPDVKLVLNNAGHILGSATVHLHIGEGVHNIVYTGDYKFAKTMLFDGTTWNYPRVETLITESTYGAKEDLMPAREEVEMNLVKSINETLSQGGKVMIPVPAVGRAQEIMLVLDLYMKNKQLTEAPIFMEGMISEATAIHVAYPEFLSKELRMQVSSGGPNPFLSPYFTMIEHPSNREEALREGPAIIMATSGMLEGGPIINYFEQLAPSDKNRLMFVSYQIAGTMGRRILDGAREVSIMSDDGKMKIVNIGCKVEKIDGFSGHSDYNQLIRFIGKLRPKLQQVIICHGERRKVENLANVVSRMFRIPTLMPDVEEAIRLY; this is translated from the coding sequence ATGGGCACAATCCTGAGCATAATCCCTCCAGAAGCTGTCATTACGAGGGTAGAATATGAAGGGCCAAGAATTGCTCTGTACACTAAAAACTTCCGCTACATTCAGGAGCATGCTGATATAATTTCAAACATTGTGAATTCTGTTAAAAGGAGAGTCGTCGTCAGAACTGACAAGTCGATAAGGAAGGCTGAGGATGAAGCCAACCAGATAATAAACTCTGCAATACCCAAAGAAGCTGAAATCGCAACGATATTCTTTGATGATGCCACTGGCGAGGTTACTATCGAGGCAAAGAACCCCTCCATACTTGCCCCCGAAGCTGGCTTCAACACTACTGATTTAGTCGATAAAATCGGCTGGAGGGTCAGGATAAAGAAGGCTCCGCACATCCAGTCGCAAAGCCTGCAGAACATTCAGCACGTTTTGAAGACCATGTCAGAAGAGAGGGAGGGATTCTACAGGGCTCTGGGCGAGACCATCTTTCGACCAAAGCTATCGCAGGACTCGCAGATCACGATAATGACGCTTGGAGGCTTCAGACAAGTGGGCAGGTCTTCTCTGCTGGTTACAACGAAGGAGAGCAAGATTCTGCTCGACTGCGGGATACATCCAAATGCCAAGAACTCTTGGGACTCTTACCCAAGGTTTGACTGGGCTGACATTGACCTTAACGATCTAGATGCTGTAGTCATATCCCATGCCCATCTAGATCATTCTGGTTATCTCCCTACACTGTTCAAGTATGGATACAGGGGACCAATTTACTGCACGGAGCCGACTCTTGCTTTGATGACTCTATTGCACATGGATTACGTAAAGATTGCTGCTCAGGAGGGCAAGAACGTCCTCTACGAAATGAGGGATGTCAGGCAGATGATCCAGCATACAATTCCGATTCCGTATGCTTCTGTAACCGATATTTCTCCAGACGTTAAGTTAGTATTGAACAATGCTGGGCACATTCTAGGCTCTGCAACCGTCCATTTGCATATTGGAGAAGGTGTTCACAACATCGTTTACACTGGCGATTACAAGTTTGCCAAAACGATGCTATTTGATGGGACGACGTGGAACTATCCCAGAGTCGAGACGCTGATCACTGAAAGCACGTACGGGGCAAAGGAAGACCTTATGCCTGCAAGGGAAGAGGTAGAGATGAACCTCGTAAAGTCGATAAACGAGACGCTTTCGCAGGGAGGGAAGGTAATGATTCCTGTTCCCGCAGTTGGAAGGGCGCAGGAGATAATGCTCGTATTGGATCTGTACATGAAGAATAAACAATTGACTGAGGCTCCTATCTTTATGGAGGGGATGATCTCTGAGGCTACTGCCATCCATGTTGCGTATCCAGAATTCTTGAGCAAGGAGTTGCGTATGCAGGTTTCCAGCGGAGGGCCGAATCCTTTCTTATCTCCTTACTTTACTATGATAGAGCATCCATCCAATAGGGAGGAAGCTCTGCGTGAGGGCCCCGCGATAATAATGGCTACATCTGGCATGTTAGAAGGAGGGCCTATCATTAATTATTTTGAGCAGCTTGCTCCGTCTGACAAAAATAGGCTGATGTTCGTTTCCTATCAGATTGCAGGCACTATGGGGAGGAGGATACTTGACGGTGCAAGGGAAGTTTCCATAATGTCCGATGATGGGAAGATGAAGATTGTCAATATTGGCTGCAAGGTTGAGAAGATAGATGGCTTTTCTGGCCACTCTGATTATAATCAACTTATCCGATTTATTGGGAAGCTAAGGCCTAAGCTGCAGCAAGTGATTATCTGCCATGGGGAGAGGAGGAAGGTTGAGAATCTGGCTAATGTCGTTTCCCGAATGTTCAGGATTCCTACTCTTATGCCTGATGTTGAGGAAGCTATAAGGCTGTACTAG
- a CDS encoding proteasome subunit beta yields the protein MQNSDSKLGKLHGTTTVGLVCTDGIVLGTDTRAVLGTYFIAHQHVRKIATIDDHLAMTIAGGVADAQGVIDAIKYNASIYKLERKQPLPVKSAARLASNIFFSARLYPLIADVLVGGFDEEGADLYNVDLFGSLTQEKFISTGSGSPVAYGILESEFSENLTMKEAVPIAVKAVHAAIKRNAGTGDGIDVVTINGSGLREIGAAEKQKIVAGFSGGS from the coding sequence ATGCAAAATTCTGATAGCAAATTAGGGAAACTACATGGAACGACTACCGTAGGGCTTGTCTGCACCGACGGCATAGTTTTAGGGACTGATACTAGGGCGGTTCTGGGAACCTACTTCATAGCCCACCAGCACGTAAGGAAGATTGCTACGATTGATGACCATCTTGCTATGACGATTGCAGGAGGAGTAGCAGACGCTCAGGGCGTGATTGATGCGATAAAGTACAATGCGAGCATCTACAAGCTTGAAAGAAAGCAGCCATTGCCAGTAAAAAGTGCTGCAAGGCTTGCATCAAACATATTCTTCTCTGCAAGGCTCTATCCATTGATAGCTGATGTTCTGGTAGGAGGTTTCGACGAAGAGGGTGCAGACCTCTACAATGTCGACTTGTTTGGTTCTTTGACGCAGGAGAAGTTCATCTCTACTGGCAGCGGCTCCCCCGTAGCTTACGGGATACTGGAGTCTGAATTTTCGGAGAACCTGACGATGAAGGAAGCCGTTCCAATTGCAGTAAAAGCGGTCCATGCAGCGATAAAGAGGAATGCGGGCACCGGAGATGGGATAGACGTCGTCACAATCAATGGGTCTGGTCTGCGCGAAATTGGCGCGGCAGAGAAGCAGAAGATCGTAGCAGGTTTTTCCGGCGGTAGCTGA
- the metG gene encoding methionine--tRNA ligase subunit beta has translation MSATYEDFTKIDIRVGKVVSAEPVPGAKKLLKLMIDIGGQSKQCIAGIGLNYAADDLLNKSVAVVTNLAPKKLFGLESEVMLLAAVEGDILSLLKPDKEIAAGAKVA, from the coding sequence TTGTCAGCTACATACGAGGATTTTACAAAGATCGATATTAGAGTAGGGAAGGTAGTTTCAGCAGAGCCTGTCCCCGGGGCAAAGAAGCTTCTGAAACTTATGATCGACATTGGAGGGCAGAGCAAGCAGTGCATTGCTGGAATCGGTTTGAATTATGCTGCGGATGACCTGCTGAACAAGTCCGTTGCAGTAGTAACCAATCTGGCACCTAAGAAGCTCTTTGGACTTGAATCAGAAGTCATGCTCTTGGCAGCCGTTGAAGGCGATATTCTGTCGCTATTGAAGCCAGACAAAGAAATTGCTGCTGGGGCCAAAGTCGCCTGA
- the metG gene encoding methionine--tRNA ligase, with protein MNGKLNKKITITAALPYANGEIHLGHITSTYLPPDIFARYSRLKGYDVVFTCASDDFGTPILIEAEKAKKTPEEHVAFWNRRDYEDFTALGISFDFFYKTSSKENIKFVQYFFTKLYEKGYIYRQDIIQPYCEFDKKFLPDRYIIGTCPYCNAERQYSDGCENCGRAFTQGEIKDPKCAICGRIPIQKKSLHYFFKLSSFAPDLKKWLTSNEKLQSEVKNYVLKWIEDGLRDWDITRDISWGVPIPLDEAKGKVFYGWFDNHLCYISTTILHLDNTKRNGKEFWNSSEIYHYIGKDIVYHHYLFLPAMRLGLQEEFKLPDYIPTRGHLQLQGKKFSKSRGWYIGLKEFLEKFPSDYLRFYLTRITPYDQSDINFDWDDFEAKINNELVANIGNFLYRALSLLQSKAEGVVPEPTRFEDVDNRFAEKIRKIASIVGGQIEKNELDKALKSILEFSSSCNEYFQHKAPWKQNVGKENCLYLSINAVRTLGILLAPYIPFSADRLAKQLNIELGRWDSAGELAIKPEHKIGKPEILFKKLEKEQIQEQKAKLK; from the coding sequence GTGAACGGGAAACTCAACAAGAAGATTACCATAACCGCAGCCCTTCCTTATGCCAACGGCGAAATCCATCTCGGGCACATAACATCAACATACTTACCTCCTGACATTTTTGCAAGATATAGTCGGTTGAAGGGCTACGATGTAGTATTCACCTGCGCCAGCGACGATTTCGGGACTCCAATCCTGATCGAAGCGGAAAAGGCCAAGAAGACTCCAGAGGAGCATGTCGCATTTTGGAACAGAAGGGACTATGAAGACTTTACAGCCCTTGGCATTTCGTTTGACTTTTTCTACAAGACCAGCTCAAAGGAAAATATCAAGTTTGTTCAGTATTTCTTCACCAAGCTATACGAAAAGGGCTACATCTACAGGCAAGACATAATTCAGCCGTATTGCGAGTTCGACAAAAAGTTCCTGCCTGACAGGTACATCATTGGCACATGCCCGTATTGCAATGCAGAAAGACAGTATTCAGACGGGTGCGAGAACTGCGGGAGAGCTTTCACGCAGGGGGAAATAAAAGATCCAAAGTGCGCAATATGCGGAAGAATACCCATCCAGAAGAAGAGCCTGCATTATTTCTTCAAACTATCGAGCTTTGCTCCAGATCTAAAGAAATGGTTGACCTCAAATGAAAAACTGCAGTCAGAGGTAAAAAACTACGTCCTGAAATGGATCGAAGACGGGTTAAGAGACTGGGATATTACAAGAGACATTTCTTGGGGAGTTCCGATACCTCTTGACGAGGCCAAAGGGAAAGTATTCTACGGCTGGTTCGACAACCATCTCTGCTATATTTCCACGACAATTTTGCACCTAGATAACACCAAAAGAAACGGGAAAGAGTTCTGGAACTCTTCCGAAATCTACCATTACATAGGCAAGGACATCGTCTATCATCACTACCTTTTCCTGCCAGCGATGAGGTTAGGCTTGCAAGAGGAGTTCAAACTTCCAGACTACATTCCAACGAGAGGGCACCTGCAGTTGCAGGGGAAGAAGTTCTCGAAGAGCAGGGGATGGTACATCGGATTAAAGGAATTCCTAGAAAAGTTCCCTTCAGACTATCTCCGCTTCTATTTGACAAGGATTACGCCCTACGACCAGTCTGACATAAACTTCGACTGGGACGATTTTGAGGCAAAGATAAACAATGAATTGGTAGCGAACATAGGAAACTTCCTGTACAGAGCCTTGAGCTTGCTGCAGTCTAAAGCTGAAGGAGTCGTCCCAGAACCGACAAGGTTTGAAGATGTGGACAATAGATTTGCAGAAAAGATCAGGAAGATTGCTTCTATAGTCGGAGGGCAGATAGAGAAGAACGAACTCGACAAGGCTCTGAAATCCATTTTGGAATTTTCATCTTCCTGCAATGAATACTTCCAGCACAAGGCGCCTTGGAAACAGAACGTTGGGAAGGAAAACTGTCTATACCTTTCCATCAACGCTGTAAGAACTTTAGGAATTCTGCTAGCGCCGTACATACCTTTCTCTGCAGATAGGCTTGCCAAGCAGCTCAATATCGAGCTTGGAAGATGGGATTCAGCAGGCGAGTTAGCAATCAAGCCCGAACACAAAATAGGCAAGCCCGAAATTCTGTTCAAGAAGTTAGAGAAGGAGCAGATTCAGGAGCAGAAGGCAAAGCTGAAGTAA
- a CDS encoding CTP synthase, with protein MQKPKYIFVTGGVMSGLGKGIVSGSVAKLLQLYGLKVTCAKMDPYINADAGTMNPIMHGEVFVTDDGGETDMDLGTYERFLDVNLTKDHNITTGQVYLDVIQAERRGDYLGKCVQIIPHVTDAIRERIRNVALKHDVDILIVECGGTVGDIEGLPFLEALRQMRLEDGSSNSMFIHVTLAPVLDTVGEEKTKPTQHSVQELRRIGIQPDIIVVRSKKHLTDDSKRKIALFSSVDIGNVISNPDAESIYKVPETLHAEGILQAISERFNLKNQIDWGDWAKISDSFVEPKNQIQIAMVGKYATLADSYVSVNEALRHAAAAHNAKAKMTWIESEEFEKNPSVLRNLDEYHGVIIPGGFGKRGSQGKILAANYARERNIPYLGLCFGFQLAIAAFARHVCGLEGANSTELDPSTKHPVIDILPSQKAVSSMGATMRLGGHDIDIAEGSMAYSLYGSTKIRQRHRHRYEFNQSYLEIFQKNGLRLSGFSDNKLRAEILEIPSHPFYLATQYHPEFLSRPGKPEPVFSAFIEAAIRRKQPIVSTIGL; from the coding sequence ATGCAGAAGCCGAAGTACATCTTCGTAACTGGCGGCGTTATGTCAGGTCTTGGCAAAGGCATAGTCTCCGGTTCCGTAGCCAAACTGCTCCAGCTTTACGGTTTGAAGGTAACATGTGCCAAGATGGACCCTTACATCAATGCTGATGCTGGAACCATGAACCCGATCATGCATGGCGAGGTCTTTGTCACTGACGATGGAGGAGAAACTGACATGGATTTAGGCACTTATGAAAGATTCCTAGATGTTAATCTGACAAAAGATCATAACATTACGACTGGACAAGTATACCTTGACGTTATTCAGGCAGAGAGAAGGGGAGATTATTTAGGAAAATGCGTCCAGATAATCCCCCATGTGACAGACGCGATAAGGGAGCGGATAAGAAATGTTGCGCTGAAGCATGACGTTGACATTCTGATTGTAGAATGCGGAGGCACAGTTGGAGACATCGAAGGACTTCCATTCCTTGAGGCCTTAAGACAGATGAGGCTTGAGGATGGCTCTTCGAACAGCATGTTCATCCATGTCACGTTAGCACCAGTCCTTGACACTGTCGGCGAAGAGAAGACGAAGCCGACGCAGCACAGCGTGCAGGAATTGAGGAGGATAGGCATTCAGCCTGACATAATCGTAGTCCGGAGCAAGAAGCATTTGACCGACGATTCAAAGAGAAAGATAGCGTTATTCTCAAGCGTGGACATAGGTAATGTAATTTCTAACCCTGATGCTGAATCAATTTACAAAGTCCCCGAAACTCTACATGCGGAAGGTATCCTGCAGGCCATCTCTGAACGGTTCAACCTCAAAAACCAGATAGACTGGGGAGATTGGGCAAAGATTTCAGATTCATTTGTAGAACCGAAAAATCAGATTCAGATAGCCATGGTAGGGAAATATGCCACATTAGCAGATAGCTATGTCAGCGTGAACGAAGCGCTTAGGCACGCGGCAGCAGCCCATAACGCAAAGGCAAAGATGACTTGGATAGAGAGCGAAGAATTTGAAAAGAATCCAAGTGTGCTGAGAAATCTTGACGAATACCACGGCGTAATCATACCGGGAGGGTTCGGAAAGAGGGGAAGCCAAGGAAAGATACTTGCAGCAAATTACGCAAGGGAAAGAAACATTCCTTATCTGGGCCTGTGTTTCGGCTTCCAATTAGCAATAGCAGCATTTGCAAGGCATGTGTGTGGCCTTGAAGGTGCAAATTCTACAGAACTGGATCCTTCAACAAAACATCCAGTAATTGACATCCTTCCATCCCAGAAAGCGGTCTCTAGCATGGGAGCAACGATGAGATTAGGAGGGCATGACATAGACATTGCAGAAGGCAGCATGGCATATTCTCTGTACGGGTCGACGAAGATCAGGCAGAGGCATAGGCATAGATACGAGTTCAACCAAAGCTATCTGGAGATATTCCAGAAAAATGGCTTGAGGTTGAGCGGCTTCAGTGATAACAAGTTAAGAGCGGAGATCCTTGAAATACCATCGCACCCATTCTATCTTGCGACCCAGTACCATCCTGAATTCCTGAGCAGGCCAGGGAAGCCAGAGCCGGTCTTCAGTGCTTTCATTGAAGCAGCGATACGCAGGAAGCAGCCGATAGTTTCTACTATAGGCCTTTAA
- a CDS encoding NAD-dependent epimerase/dehydratase family protein gives MLVTGGAGFIASNLSDALLNQGFRVIAVDNFDPYYDAGTKKRNITTSLKHPNYKFIELDIRNTSELNPLLKTENVRHVCHLAARAGVRPSLEDPNPYFEVNLCGTAALLEACRKSGVEKIIYTSSSSVYGTANYLPIDEGHPTQPLSPYGVTKLLAEDLCQSYHRIYGLDTVILRYFTVYGPRQRPDEAINKFLTQILRGEPITVYGDGNQRRDFTYVSDVVKATILAIQKATSNATLNIGSGKTHTVNELLEILEEVTSHKIAKRHIERHTADVGATWASIEKAKHVIGYRPEVNLKEGVKAFYNWLTSNPATN, from the coding sequence ATCCTCGTTACAGGCGGCGCTGGCTTTATCGCCTCAAACCTCAGCGATGCACTCTTGAACCAAGGATTTAGAGTAATAGCCGTAGATAACTTCGACCCCTACTATGACGCAGGGACAAAGAAACGCAACATCACAACTAGCTTAAAACACCCAAACTACAAATTTATCGAGCTGGACATCAGAAATACTTCGGAACTTAACCCTCTATTGAAAACTGAAAACGTAAGACACGTCTGCCACCTGGCTGCTAGAGCAGGGGTAAGACCATCACTGGAAGACCCTAATCCCTACTTTGAAGTGAATTTATGTGGGACAGCAGCGCTCCTCGAAGCATGCAGAAAAAGCGGTGTTGAGAAAATCATCTACACATCATCGTCATCCGTCTACGGAACAGCAAATTACCTGCCTATCGATGAAGGACACCCTACACAACCGCTCTCCCCATATGGCGTCACCAAGCTCTTGGCTGAAGACCTATGCCAATCCTACCATAGAATCTACGGGTTAGACACAGTTATACTAAGATACTTCACAGTCTACGGTCCAAGACAAAGACCTGATGAAGCCATCAACAAATTCCTTACCCAAATACTCAGAGGCGAACCGATAACCGTCTACGGCGACGGAAACCAGCGTAGAGATTTTACCTACGTATCAGACGTAGTCAAAGCAACCATTCTTGCAATTCAAAAAGCAACAAGCAACGCCACATTGAATATCGGTTCAGGAAAGACACATACAGTCAACGAGCTCCTCGAAATTCTTGAAGAAGTCACCTCGCATAAGATCGCTAAAAGGCACATAGAAAGGCACACAGCAGACGTGGGAGCTACATGGGCCAGCATCGAAAAGGCAAAGCATGTAATAGGCTACAGGCCCGAAGTCAACCTAAAAGAAGGAGTAAAAGCATTCTACAACTGGCTTACGTCAAACCCAGCAACTAACTAG